Proteins from one Fimbriimonadaceae bacterium genomic window:
- a CDS encoding AAA family ATPase: MNGYGSIQGSMQGKDVSAKVASCPEEMPQVVGVITSRTRARRGAGDWIEIGRKHRAFVPDGIPVPSVGEVGECWGRMTANGADPVLMVSRIRSRRFEACASPSELLGVLGVRRTPPLRFEEVCQLLGPLVEWLCCAGWKAVARGIVKGTLRSARAISADPFLLYRRRRLPFQATVAAAQVLGHELCSDGHYKAAVMEALARADEEGVGGISEGHLVACCSELIGLPADKVAPSVSIQMGLVGKFEQGLWFSPGVYFARKKALAMIRANQQDSGDARSSVQARSLRYRYSIVTGGAGSGKTELAKSLMTQVREQGGKVAATAMTGKAATLLGEDATTLHKLLGYGGGGYSVSTVDADLVLVDEAGMLTWHTLYRLLLACRGQVVLIGDPQQLAPVGATPVMAELLTVLPVVRLGEEGSKGSLLVKVQVIRFASEALLLYQLRKIVRGYQDTGVEWQALSPVYAGGLGVDRLNRWLQEIMNPDGPPCHGGFRTGDRVIVTKTRYDIGQRAVNGEQGRVLGSMGDTIALRLDSGREVALRAEELRLSYCITVHKAQGSRYERVVFIIPERECGAFAVEERMQYVGRTRGREATVCMVY, from the coding sequence ATGAACGGCTACGGATCGATCCAAGGGAGTATGCAGGGGAAGGACGTCTCCGCCAAGGTGGCGAGCTGCCCTGAGGAAATGCCTCAGGTGGTTGGGGTGATCACGAGTCGGACCCGTGCGCGCCGAGGGGCTGGTGACTGGATCGAAATCGGTCGCAAGCATCGGGCGTTTGTTCCGGACGGTATTCCCGTGCCTTCGGTCGGTGAGGTGGGAGAGTGCTGGGGGCGAATGACAGCCAATGGCGCCGATCCCGTTCTGATGGTCTCCAGGATACGATCACGACGATTTGAAGCCTGCGCGAGCCCGTCGGAGTTGCTGGGGGTCCTCGGCGTGCGTCGTACCCCACCACTTCGGTTCGAGGAGGTATGCCAATTGTTAGGCCCCCTGGTGGAATGGCTGTGTTGTGCAGGGTGGAAAGCAGTGGCGCGTGGGATAGTGAAGGGCACACTGCGATCGGCGCGGGCCATCTCCGCAGATCCGTTTCTGCTGTACCGCCGCCGGCGCCTTCCCTTTCAGGCTACGGTCGCGGCCGCGCAGGTGTTAGGGCATGAGTTGTGTAGTGACGGACACTATAAGGCCGCGGTGATGGAGGCGCTCGCGCGAGCCGACGAAGAAGGGGTCGGTGGCATTTCTGAGGGGCATCTTGTGGCCTGTTGTTCAGAATTGATCGGACTGCCTGCGGACAAGGTTGCGCCCTCGGTGAGCATCCAGATGGGGCTTGTGGGGAAATTCGAGCAGGGCTTGTGGTTTTCGCCGGGGGTGTATTTCGCGCGAAAGAAAGCCCTGGCCATGATTCGAGCGAATCAGCAGGACTCTGGTGACGCACGTTCAAGCGTGCAAGCCAGATCGCTGCGGTATCGGTATTCGATTGTCACTGGCGGTGCTGGGAGTGGAAAAACCGAGTTAGCGAAATCCCTCATGACCCAGGTGCGCGAGCAAGGGGGAAAGGTGGCGGCTACGGCGATGACCGGGAAAGCGGCCACCCTCCTCGGGGAGGACGCCACGACGCTGCATAAGCTGCTGGGGTATGGGGGCGGCGGCTACTCGGTGTCCACTGTGGATGCCGACCTGGTCTTGGTCGATGAAGCCGGCATGTTGACCTGGCACACCTTGTATCGATTGCTGCTCGCCTGTCGGGGGCAGGTTGTGTTGATCGGCGATCCCCAGCAACTGGCTCCGGTGGGAGCGACTCCGGTGATGGCTGAGTTGTTGACAGTCCTGCCGGTGGTGCGGTTGGGCGAAGAAGGCTCCAAGGGGTCCTTGCTGGTCAAGGTTCAGGTAATTCGCTTCGCCTCCGAAGCGCTCCTGCTGTATCAGTTACGAAAAATAGTGCGCGGCTATCAAGACACAGGGGTGGAGTGGCAGGCGTTGTCTCCTGTGTATGCAGGAGGACTCGGTGTGGATCGGCTGAACCGGTGGCTGCAGGAGATTATGAATCCGGACGGTCCGCCGTGTCATGGCGGGTTTCGAACGGGGGACCGCGTCATCGTGACCAAGACTCGATACGATATAGGCCAGCGAGCGGTCAATGGGGAACAAGGGCGGGTGCTGGGGAGTATGGGTGACACGATCGCATTGCGACTGGACTCCGGGCGTGAGGTTGCGCTCAGGGCAGAGGAGCTGCGGCTGAGCTATTGCATTACCGTGCACAAGGCGCAGGGGAGTCGCTATGAGCGCGTGGTGTTTATCATTCCAGAACGGGAGTGTGGGGCGTTTGCGGTCGAGGAGCGCATGCAATATGTCGGTAGAACGCGTGGACGCGAGGCGACAGTCTGTATGGTGTATTAG